A portion of the Chaetodon trifascialis isolate fChaTrf1 chromosome 7, fChaTrf1.hap1, whole genome shotgun sequence genome contains these proteins:
- the klhl32 gene encoding kelch-like protein 32 isoform X1, which translates to MPSEPSLSSREMLTGQRLCQSKSHQDSVLSALNQQRKDGLLCDVTLVAGEQKFHAHKAVLAACSDYFRAMFSLCMVESEADEVTLQGVTSVGLKHALDFAYTGQILLEPAVIQDVLSAGSHLQLLELLSLCSHYLIQELSSVNYLELYRVADLFHLPALEEAVVGFLVEHLSELSQSRQDEALQLPYRLLREVLKSDRLTSLSEEEIWKLVVLWLEHDCRYQYTEDLLQHVRYGLMDVPTLHHLARSHPLVQSSPTAAALVEEALDYHHATFAQPLHQSARTRPRFQSLTLYIAGGRKREVSRVRELRYFNPAAQEHVRVAGGSNWSELTPMPTGRSHHCVAVMGNFLFVVGGEAEHATGRTCAVRTACRYDPRGNCWTEIAPMKACREHFVLGALGQYLYAVGGRNELRQVLPSVERYCPKRNKWMFVQPFDRSLSCHAGCVADNLLWVSGGVTNTAQYQNRLMVYDPEQDQWLARSPMLQRRVYHVMAAVRRHLYVLGGNDLDYNNDRILVRHIDSYNMDLDQWTRCSFSLLTGQNESGVAVHDDRIYVVGGYSIWTNEPLACIQVLDLSTEGKEEVFYGPTLPFASNGIATSFLPAPYFTCPNLQTLQVPHHRIGAV; encoded by the exons ATGCCTTCTGAACCCAGCCTCAG cagtagGGAGATGCTGACAGGACAGAGGCTCTGTCAGTCAAAGTCCCACCAGGACTCAGTTCTCTCTGCCCTCAACCAGCAGAGGAAGGATGGCTTGCTGTGTGACGTCACCCTGGTCGCCGGCGAGCAGAAGTTCCACGCGCACAAAGCCGTCCTGGCAGCGTGCAGCGATTACTTCAGG GCTATGTTCAGCTTGTGCATGGTGGAGAGTGAAGCAGACGAAGTGACTCTGCAAGGAGTGACCAGCGTTGGATTGAAGCACGCTTTGGACTTCGCCTACACTGGACAG ATCCTGCTGGAGCCGGCGGTGATCCAGGACGTCCTGTCTGCAGGCAGCcaccttcagctgctggagctcctcagcctctgctccCACTACCTCatccag GAACTGAGCAGTGTGAACTACCTGGAGTTGTACCGCGTGGCCGACCTGTTCCACCTCCCTGCCTTAGAGGAGGCCGTGGTGGGCTTCCTGGTGGAGCATCTGTCTGAGCTGAGCCAGAGCAGGCAGGACGAGGCCCTGCAGCTGCCCTACCGCCTCCTCAGGGAGGTGCTGAAGAGCGACCGTCTCACTTCCCTTAGCGAGGAGGAGATATGGAAG TTGGTGGTTCTGTGGCTGGAACACGACTGTCGCTACCAGTACACTGAGGATCTACTCCAACACGTCCGCTATGGCCTGATGGACGTCCCCACATTGCACCACCTTGCCCGTAGCCACCCTCTGGTCCAGTCCAGCCCTACTGCTGCCGCCCTTGTGGAGGAGGCCCTGGACTACCACCATGCCACCTTCGCCCAGCCCCTCCACCAGTCAGCCCGTACCAGGCCTCGTTTCCAGTCTCTCACCCTCTACATAGCTGGTGGGCGGAAGCGGGAGGTGAGCAGAGTCAGGGAGCTGCGGTACTTCAACCCAGCTGCACAAGAGCACGTACGCGTCGCAGGTGGGTCGAACTGGAGCGAGTTAACGCCCATGCCCACTGGGCGCAGCCACCATTGTGTGGCAGTGATGGGgaacttcctgtttgttgtcGGTGGGGAGGCGGAGCATGCCACTGGGAGGACATGTGCGGTAAGGACTGCTTGTCGATATGACCCCAGGGGCAACTGTTGGACTGAGATTGCCCCCATGAAGGCCTGCAGAGAACACTTTGTCCTGGGTGCTCTGGGTCAGTACCTGTACGCTGTGGGGGGCAGGAATGAGCTGAGGCAGGTGCTGCCCTCTGTCGAGCGCTACTGTCCCAAGAGGAACAAGTGGATGTTTGTCCAACCGTTTGACCGCTCGCTGTCCTGCCACGCCGGCTGTGTAGCTGACAACCTGCTCTGGGTCTCAG GTGGGGTGACGAACACAGCCCAGTACCAGAATCGACTGATGGTGTACGACCCAGAACAG GACCAGTGGTTGGCCCGCAGTCCCATGTTGCAGAGGCGAGTTTACCACGTCATGGCGGCGGTGAGGAGGCATCTTTATGTGCTAGGTGGGAACGACCTGGACTACAATAACGACCGCATCCTGGTCCGCCATATCGACTCCTACAACATGGACCTGGACCAATGGACGCGCTgctccttcagcctcctcacAG GTCAAAATGAATCGGGAGTTGCCGTCCACGATGACAGGATCTATGTGGTTGGAGGATACTCCATTTGGACCAATGAGCCTCTGGCATGCATTCAG GTGCTGGATCTGAGCacagaggggaaggaggaggttTTCTACGGGCCAACACTGCCATTCGCCTCTAATGGGATAGCAACTAGTTTCCTCCCTGCTCCTTACTTCACCTGCCCAAACTTACAGACTCTACAAGTACCCCATCACAGGATCGGTGCTGTTTAA
- the klhl32 gene encoding kelch-like protein 32 isoform X2, whose amino-acid sequence MPSEPSLSREMLTGQRLCQSKSHQDSVLSALNQQRKDGLLCDVTLVAGEQKFHAHKAVLAACSDYFRAMFSLCMVESEADEVTLQGVTSVGLKHALDFAYTGQILLEPAVIQDVLSAGSHLQLLELLSLCSHYLIQELSSVNYLELYRVADLFHLPALEEAVVGFLVEHLSELSQSRQDEALQLPYRLLREVLKSDRLTSLSEEEIWKLVVLWLEHDCRYQYTEDLLQHVRYGLMDVPTLHHLARSHPLVQSSPTAAALVEEALDYHHATFAQPLHQSARTRPRFQSLTLYIAGGRKREVSRVRELRYFNPAAQEHVRVAGGSNWSELTPMPTGRSHHCVAVMGNFLFVVGGEAEHATGRTCAVRTACRYDPRGNCWTEIAPMKACREHFVLGALGQYLYAVGGRNELRQVLPSVERYCPKRNKWMFVQPFDRSLSCHAGCVADNLLWVSGGVTNTAQYQNRLMVYDPEQDQWLARSPMLQRRVYHVMAAVRRHLYVLGGNDLDYNNDRILVRHIDSYNMDLDQWTRCSFSLLTGQNESGVAVHDDRIYVVGGYSIWTNEPLACIQVLDLSTEGKEEVFYGPTLPFASNGIATSFLPAPYFTCPNLQTLQVPHHRIGAV is encoded by the exons ATGCCTTCTGAACCCAGCCTCAG tagGGAGATGCTGACAGGACAGAGGCTCTGTCAGTCAAAGTCCCACCAGGACTCAGTTCTCTCTGCCCTCAACCAGCAGAGGAAGGATGGCTTGCTGTGTGACGTCACCCTGGTCGCCGGCGAGCAGAAGTTCCACGCGCACAAAGCCGTCCTGGCAGCGTGCAGCGATTACTTCAGG GCTATGTTCAGCTTGTGCATGGTGGAGAGTGAAGCAGACGAAGTGACTCTGCAAGGAGTGACCAGCGTTGGATTGAAGCACGCTTTGGACTTCGCCTACACTGGACAG ATCCTGCTGGAGCCGGCGGTGATCCAGGACGTCCTGTCTGCAGGCAGCcaccttcagctgctggagctcctcagcctctgctccCACTACCTCatccag GAACTGAGCAGTGTGAACTACCTGGAGTTGTACCGCGTGGCCGACCTGTTCCACCTCCCTGCCTTAGAGGAGGCCGTGGTGGGCTTCCTGGTGGAGCATCTGTCTGAGCTGAGCCAGAGCAGGCAGGACGAGGCCCTGCAGCTGCCCTACCGCCTCCTCAGGGAGGTGCTGAAGAGCGACCGTCTCACTTCCCTTAGCGAGGAGGAGATATGGAAG TTGGTGGTTCTGTGGCTGGAACACGACTGTCGCTACCAGTACACTGAGGATCTACTCCAACACGTCCGCTATGGCCTGATGGACGTCCCCACATTGCACCACCTTGCCCGTAGCCACCCTCTGGTCCAGTCCAGCCCTACTGCTGCCGCCCTTGTGGAGGAGGCCCTGGACTACCACCATGCCACCTTCGCCCAGCCCCTCCACCAGTCAGCCCGTACCAGGCCTCGTTTCCAGTCTCTCACCCTCTACATAGCTGGTGGGCGGAAGCGGGAGGTGAGCAGAGTCAGGGAGCTGCGGTACTTCAACCCAGCTGCACAAGAGCACGTACGCGTCGCAGGTGGGTCGAACTGGAGCGAGTTAACGCCCATGCCCACTGGGCGCAGCCACCATTGTGTGGCAGTGATGGGgaacttcctgtttgttgtcGGTGGGGAGGCGGAGCATGCCACTGGGAGGACATGTGCGGTAAGGACTGCTTGTCGATATGACCCCAGGGGCAACTGTTGGACTGAGATTGCCCCCATGAAGGCCTGCAGAGAACACTTTGTCCTGGGTGCTCTGGGTCAGTACCTGTACGCTGTGGGGGGCAGGAATGAGCTGAGGCAGGTGCTGCCCTCTGTCGAGCGCTACTGTCCCAAGAGGAACAAGTGGATGTTTGTCCAACCGTTTGACCGCTCGCTGTCCTGCCACGCCGGCTGTGTAGCTGACAACCTGCTCTGGGTCTCAG GTGGGGTGACGAACACAGCCCAGTACCAGAATCGACTGATGGTGTACGACCCAGAACAG GACCAGTGGTTGGCCCGCAGTCCCATGTTGCAGAGGCGAGTTTACCACGTCATGGCGGCGGTGAGGAGGCATCTTTATGTGCTAGGTGGGAACGACCTGGACTACAATAACGACCGCATCCTGGTCCGCCATATCGACTCCTACAACATGGACCTGGACCAATGGACGCGCTgctccttcagcctcctcacAG GTCAAAATGAATCGGGAGTTGCCGTCCACGATGACAGGATCTATGTGGTTGGAGGATACTCCATTTGGACCAATGAGCCTCTGGCATGCATTCAG GTGCTGGATCTGAGCacagaggggaaggaggaggttTTCTACGGGCCAACACTGCCATTCGCCTCTAATGGGATAGCAACTAGTTTCCTCCCTGCTCCTTACTTCACCTGCCCAAACTTACAGACTCTACAAGTACCCCATCACAGGATCGGTGCTGTTTAA